A segment of the Entomomonas moraniae genome:
GATATCCATTAGTATCAAGTAATGCTTCATCTTTAGGCAACACAACATAACTATGAATAGGCAACTCGATTCCTTCATTAATACATGGGCATTTTTGTGTATCTGTCATTTTCTAATCTCCTTTCTGTTTTAATCGAGATTGTATTTTAGTGGCTGTAATACTTTGACTCTTCTGGCTTTGACAAAAAATTTCAAGCATAAAAAAACCACCTCTAGGGCGGTTGTTAAAAATAAGCTATTCTTATAAAGTCTATGTCTTAGTATAAAAGTATCTATTCCTCATAAATGGAATATTTAAAAGACATCGTATCTGTAAATGATTCATACTTAACCACTAAAAATGTGGCCTCTTGGTCGTTTTCAATACTGCATATAGTCTCTCTAGACTCACCAATTTCAGAAACTTGACAACCTGAACTCACTAATTTACTTATTCTGTCTTCTAGCTTAGTAAAACTTTCTTTACCTCTGATTGCTAATATAGTCTCTGTGCTCTTTTTTGTATCAGAAGGATCTTTTAAATAAATAGTACCACCTAAAACATCTAAATCATTCGTTTTTATGCCATATACTGATTCTGGTACACCAGTGAACTGGTAAATAAGTCGTCTTCCACTTAGCGTTCTAAAATCTGAATCACTAGCTGACTTAATTTTTCTAACCACAGACTTAAACAATGGATTATTAGCATAAGTTTGAATGGTATCTTCTTTACTAATTGAAAATTTAGGCTTCTCTCCAAATCCAACAAGACAAGCGGACAAAATAACACCAATGATTATTCGTTTCATTCCTTTTATCCTTAGATATACAAAAAAATAAAGTATAGATTTATTTCAGGCATAAAAAAAGCCCCTGCTGATTAGGCTAAAAACAAAAAAATTTACCGCCTAATTTATACCTAAGAAAATGTATTTACTACTACAGAGATATAAGAGATAAAAAAGAATACTCATTAGGTAAAAATAAATCTTTAGCAGTGATCGAAGCAATACAAGCAAATTTAGTCATATTAAAACCCTCTATCTATATCTTAGACTGTATTAATCATGTTCAAGTCGTAACGCTTCATGAGTGGCTAGACCAATACTATGACATTGTTAACAGCAGAGAACTAAGAGAGAAAACTTTAGTCGATTACAGATCAAAAATAAACATTA
Coding sequences within it:
- a CDS encoding tyrosine-type recombinase/integrase gives rise to the protein MIEAIQANLVILKPSIYILDCINHVQVVTLHEWLDQYYDIVNSRELREKTLVDYRSKINIIKSKLGDKNILDITPKDIADFINNYKGAPIHRPVRRVQRGNSWRHYKQ